From the Marivivens sp. LCG002 genome, the window CTATTTCTACAAGGACGTGGCGGGAATTTACGGCAAATTCGGCGACAACACCTCTCAGGCCATCGTGGTCGGCGGGGAAAAGGCCAGTGCGCTGCCGATCGGGACCAGCTTCGAGTATACGGGTGCCGCCGTCATGAGCTATGACACCGCCGCTTTGTCGTCGATGACGACCGAAGAGGGCACCTTTACGCTCAACGCCAACCTGATCACCAACCAAGGCAACATCACCGCCAACACGGCAGGTGCTAGCTATAGCAACACGAACCTCGTTTTTGCCGCCGACGGCACCTATTCGGGGGCGAACGGAACCTATTCCGTTCCCGGCGATGCCGCTTCGACCCGCTCGGTTCCGATTTACGGAAGTCTGCACGGGAAAAGCGGCACCGTGGTTTCAGGGGCGGGCTATGCGCAGCGCGGCACCGATGATTTTGCCTACATCGCGATCATCGGCAAACGCCAATAATCGGCGTTTTGCCTGCGTTCTCGTCACAGCTCTGTGACATTCGGCCATTAATCATGCTTCCAAGGCTGGCGCGCATATCTAGGGCTTGTCAGCTTTGTGATGCGATATATAGTCGACTTATCGGCAGGAGCGGGGCTCCCGCTCTGGTGCTGGTAGGAAGCAGACAGAGCGAGGACGGACTCACTCATGACCGGAACGACCCAAAGACGCAGATCGGGGCAGAGGGCCTGCCTCATCCCTTGTACCGTCACCCAAGTGACGGGCACGGCCGATGGCCGCACTGACTTGAATTCCGATGCAAAGCGCGAGGCCGTCTCGCGCTTTTGTTGTTTTTCGGGATCGGCATTGTCGGAGGGCGGCGCATGATCCACTCCCCGATCGAAGGGCTTCGCACGCTCGTTCTCAATGCGGATATGCAACCCCTTAGCTATGCGCCCTTGTCGGTCTGGAGCTGGCAGGATGCCTTTGTGGCCGTGCATCAAGAGCGGGTGATCCAGATCCGCGCCTACGAGGATGTGGAGATCCACTCCGCCTCCGAGACGTTTCAGGTTCCGTCTGTGGTTGCTCTCAAGTCCTATCGCAAACGAAAGAGAGTCACTTTCACCCGCTATCACGTGTTTCTGAGGGATGAATTCAGGTGCCAATATTGCGGCGAACAATTCCCCGCCAAAGAGTTGACCTTTGACCATGTGCAGCCGCGCTCCAAGGGCGGGTTGACCACATGGGACAATATCGCGACCGCCTGTTCCAAAGACAACCTGCGCAAGGCGAACAAAACCCCCGAACAGGCGCGCATGAAGCTTCTGCGCAAACCCTTCAAGCCGTCGGTGCATCAACTCGATGCGACCGCCCGCAAGGTGCCGTTTCGGCGCGGCGAGCTTCATAATTCTTGGCTGGATTACCTATATTGGGACTCAGAGCTTGAAGATTAAGCAAATCGCAAGAAACCATCTTATTATTTGAGCGCTCAAGTCGTTCAAGGAGTGGTAGCGGCTGCGGCTTCGGCATAGAAAGGTAATCTCGTTCGAGAGTTGCGCGGAAAATGCCCCGTAACGCTAGACATTTTTTGACACACTCGGTAAGAGGGCGTCGTTAGCGCTAACGCGCTGAGGAAACAGCGGAGAATACAAATGGTTTCGCGCGTCATTCCCGTCGATAACTTCGACTTGGTGATCTTTGGTGG encodes:
- a CDS encoding HNH endonuclease; the encoded protein is MIHSPIEGLRTLVLNADMQPLSYAPLSVWSWQDAFVAVHQERVIQIRAYEDVEIHSASETFQVPSVVALKSYRKRKRVTFTRYHVFLRDEFRCQYCGEQFPAKELTFDHVQPRSKGGLTTWDNIATACSKDNLRKANKTPEQARMKLLRKPFKPSVHQLDATARKVPFRRGELHNSWLDYLYWDSELED